The Armatimonadota bacterium genome includes a window with the following:
- the aroF gene encoding phospho-2-dehydro-3-deoxyheptonate aldolase, whose product MGWVIGRRSPPAGPEANEALRSTFDVNVLNTVPLVPPRVIKEELPLTETAAQTVLDARDAIELILRGLDARMLVVVGPCSIHDEDAAMDYAGRLRALAGELKERLLIVMRVYFEKPRTTIGWKGLINDPYLNGTFDIATGLRKARRICLRLGEMGLPAGTEMLDPITPQYLADLVSWGAIGARTAESQTHRQMASGLSMPLGWKNTTDGDVQVAVDGIQSARNQHSFLGINYEGQTCIINTRGNPLGHIILRGGRQGPNYDRESIADTARRMFAAGLRPNIMVDCSHGNSGKDHKNQSRVLREVLRQRVAGNRTIIGFMLESNLFEGNQPLGPDISALKYGVSITDACIGWEETEELLRFAHDALSGQTSQMVASS is encoded by the coding sequence ATGGGATGGGTGATCGGCCGGCGCTCGCCGCCTGCCGGGCCGGAGGCTAATGAAGCTTTGAGATCCACCTTCGATGTCAACGTCCTGAATACGGTGCCGCTGGTGCCTCCCCGCGTCATCAAGGAAGAACTGCCGCTTACTGAGACGGCTGCCCAGACCGTGCTGGACGCCCGCGACGCCATCGAGCTGATCCTGCGGGGGCTGGATGCTCGAATGCTGGTGGTGGTGGGGCCATGCTCCATCCACGACGAGGACGCGGCGATGGATTACGCTGGCCGTCTGCGTGCCCTGGCGGGGGAGCTGAAGGAGCGGTTGCTCATCGTGATGCGGGTGTATTTTGAGAAGCCAAGGACCACCATCGGCTGGAAGGGTCTCATCAATGACCCTTACTTGAACGGGACGTTCGATATAGCCACAGGATTGCGCAAGGCCAGGCGAATCTGTCTGCGGCTGGGCGAGATGGGTCTTCCAGCCGGGACGGAAATGCTGGATCCCATCACTCCCCAGTATCTGGCGGACCTGGTCTCGTGGGGGGCGATCGGCGCCCGCACGGCGGAGTCTCAGACGCACCGCCAGATGGCCAGCGGCCTCTCCATGCCTCTTGGCTGGAAAAACACCACGGATGGTGATGTTCAGGTGGCTGTGGACGGCATACAGTCGGCTCGCAACCAGCACAGTTTCCTCGGCATCAACTATGAGGGGCAGACGTGCATCATCAACACGCGGGGCAATCCTCTGGGGCACATCATTCTCCGCGGTGGGCGTCAGGGACCGAACTATGACAGGGAGAGCATAGCAGACACCGCCCGGCGCATGTTCGCGGCGGGACTACGTCCCAACATCATGGTGGACTGCAGCCACGGCAACTCCGGCAAGGACCATAAGAACCAGTCCCGGGTGCTGCGCGAGGTGCTTCGCCAGCGCGTGGCGGGCAACCGGACGATCATCGGCTTCATGCTGGAAAGCAATCTGTTTGAAGGCAATCAGCCACTGGGCCCGGACATCTCGGCTCTAAAATACGGGGTCTCCATCACGGATGCTTGCATCGGCTGGGAGGAAACTGAGGAGCTGCTGCGCTTTGCGCACGACGCGCTCAGCGGGCAGACCAGCCAGATGGTGGCCTCTAGTTAA
- the ispH gene encoding 4-hydroxy-3-methylbut-2-enyl diphosphate reductase, with protein sequence MKILLASPRGFCAGVDRAIEIVERALAAYGAPIYVRKEIVHNRYVVDGFRSRGVIFVDTLDEVPDGSVVVFSAHGIAPSVREEAKRRGLRAIDATCPLVTKVHLEVRRFASEGFDIILIGHEGHDEVTGTMGEAPDRILLVGSVEEAERVQPRSTERLVYLTQTTLSIDETREIVEVLRRRFPALQAPPKDDICYATQNRQDAVKELARQAQVVLVLGSANSSNSLRLCEVAERYGAKAYRIDSASELRAEWFGPEVHCVGVTAGASSPEILVHQTVERLRELGASAVEELRGREESIRFALPPELTMLPSR encoded by the coding sequence ATGAAGATTCTGCTGGCATCGCCCCGAGGTTTTTGCGCCGGCGTGGACCGCGCCATAGAGATTGTGGAGCGGGCGCTCGCCGCCTACGGTGCGCCTATTTACGTGCGCAAAGAGATTGTTCACAACCGTTACGTGGTGGATGGCTTCCGGTCCCGGGGGGTCATTTTCGTGGACACACTCGATGAAGTCCCAGACGGATCGGTTGTGGTCTTCAGCGCGCACGGCATCGCGCCATCGGTACGCGAGGAAGCCAAGCGCCGGGGTCTGCGCGCCATTGACGCGACCTGCCCGCTGGTCACCAAGGTGCACCTGGAGGTGCGCCGGTTCGCTTCCGAAGGGTTCGACATTATCCTGATCGGCCACGAAGGACACGACGAGGTCACCGGAACGATGGGTGAGGCTCCCGACCGCATCCTGCTGGTCGGTAGCGTGGAAGAGGCCGAGCGCGTGCAGCCCCGAAGCACCGAGCGCCTGGTCTACCTGACACAGACCACTCTCAGCATCGATGAGACCCGTGAGATCGTCGAAGTGCTCAGGCGCAGATTTCCCGCTCTGCAGGCTCCACCCAAGGACGATATCTGCTACGCCACCCAGAACCGTCAGGACGCCGTGAAAGAGCTCGCACGGCAGGCGCAGGTGGTGCTGGTGTTGGGCTCGGCGAACAGTTCCAACTCCTTGCGCTTGTGCGAGGTGGCCGAGCGGTACGGTGCCAAAGCCTATCGAATAGATAGTGCCTCAGAGCTCCGGGCGGAATGGTTTGGCCCGGAAGTGCACTGCGTTGGCGTCACCGCAGGAGCCTCCAGCCCGGAGATACTGGTTCATCAGACGGTGGAAAGACTGAGGGAACTCGGGGCTTCAGCGGTGGAAGAGCTGCGCGGCCGGGAAGAGAGTATCCGCTTCGCACTGCCCCCTGAGCTCACGATGCTCCCTTCACGCTGA
- a CDS encoding putative ABC transporter ATP-binding protein, whose translation MASNEYVVRTKDLSKEFMLGGVPLRALDNVQLDIRRGEYVSIMGPSGSGKSTLFNMIGGLDKPTHGTVFINDVDMAQLDAQELAYLRCRTIGYIFQTFNLIPVMTALENVTLPTVFAGVPTDEGIERGIELLNIVGLGERLHHKPSELSGGQQQRVAIARSLANNPAIILADEPTGNLDLKTGKEIITLLKKLNQEQGVTIISATHDLKMLDVSDRVVWIRDGRIERIEERADLDIKVGEMEGVES comes from the coding sequence ATGGCATCGAACGAGTACGTAGTTCGCACCAAAGACCTGTCGAAAGAGTTTATGCTTGGCGGAGTCCCGCTGCGGGCGCTGGATAACGTGCAGCTGGACATCCGAAGGGGAGAATACGTCTCCATTATGGGGCCTTCGGGCTCTGGCAAGTCCACCCTTTTCAATATGATCGGGGGCCTGGACAAGCCGACTCACGGGACGGTGTTCATCAACGACGTGGACATGGCCCAGCTGGATGCGCAGGAGCTTGCGTATCTGCGGTGCCGCACGATCGGTTACATATTCCAGACCTTCAACCTGATTCCCGTCATGACTGCGCTTGAGAATGTGACGCTCCCTACGGTGTTTGCGGGCGTCCCGACCGATGAGGGCATCGAGCGCGGCATCGAACTTCTGAATATCGTGGGACTGGGCGAGCGTTTGCATCACAAACCGAGCGAGCTCTCAGGAGGGCAGCAGCAGCGCGTCGCAATCGCCAGGTCACTGGCCAACAACCCGGCCATCATCCTGGCGGACGAGCCCACGGGGAACCTGGACCTCAAGACCGGAAAAGAGATCATCACGCTTCTTAAGAAACTGAATCAGGAGCAGGGGGTGACCATCATCTCGGCCACCCACGACCTGAAGATGCTGGACGTCTCGGACCGCGTGGTATGGATCCGGGACGGGCGCATCGAACGCATCGAGGAGCGCGCGGATCTGGACATCAAGGTTGGAGAGATGGAAGGGGTCGAGTCCTGA